A single Streptomyces mirabilis DNA region contains:
- a CDS encoding FMN-binding protein, which produces MHALKKHRPLRRVTLAAATTVTGFVLLLSLKPHTPPTVAQASSSAGRSPSQSQAPSRTPSPGSTKTTGTKTVTGDTIQTRWGPVQVRVTLKNGKITDVTAVSYPTDNPRDQEINSYAIPQLRREALAAQSAQIDSVSGASYTSDGYKQSLQSALDSAGL; this is translated from the coding sequence TTGCACGCCCTGAAGAAGCACCGTCCGCTGCGCCGCGTGACGCTGGCGGCGGCCACCACCGTCACCGGTTTCGTCCTGCTGCTGTCGCTCAAGCCGCACACGCCGCCGACCGTGGCGCAGGCATCCTCGTCCGCCGGGCGGTCGCCGTCGCAGTCCCAGGCGCCCTCCCGGACGCCATCACCCGGAAGCACGAAGACCACCGGCACCAAGACCGTCACCGGTGACACGATCCAGACCCGCTGGGGCCCCGTCCAGGTGCGCGTCACGCTGAAGAACGGCAAGATCACCGACGTGACCGCGGTCTCCTATCCCACGGACAACCCACGGGACCAGGAGATCAACAGTTACGCAATTCCCCAGCTCAGGAGGGAGGCGCTGGCGGCGCAAAGCGCCCAGATCGACTCCGTCTCGGGGGCCTCGTACACCAGCGACGGATACAAGCAGTCCCTCCAATCAGCACTGGACTCGGCAGGCCTCTGA
- a CDS encoding ferredoxin reductase family protein, translating to MTTVYERTAVPRPSRGRGRPRPSPAGPLLALLWAGAGAVVALWWYDTRSVVGLAGWLTDAGRIAGLLCGYSCAVLVALMARVPVLERRIGSDRVARWHAMAGRYTVSLLVAHVTLILFGYAAQDGAGIVHETLSVVFDYPDMLKATTGTLILFAVGITSARAARRRISHEFWYYLHLLTYVAVFLTFFHQLALGSDFVGDTAAQAAWYVLYLGTAALVVWFRLLTPVRLNLRHQLRVESVHREAPGVFSVVVRGERLDELNAQAGQFFRWRFLSDGMRWTSTPYSLSAPPRPDLMRITVKALGDHSAAVGLLRPGTRVWAEGPYGALTAERHTGRKALLIAGGVGITPLRALFETLPGGPGDVTLLYRASTAEDLALGAELEAIAQWRGARVLYAVNGADGTRPRFTADSLREAVPDLIGHDIYLCGPPAMARDLYGALRAAGVPDRRIHHESFEL from the coding sequence ATGACCACGGTATACGAGCGGACAGCGGTCCCTCGCCCGTCACGCGGACGCGGACGGCCGCGTCCCTCACCCGCCGGGCCCCTGCTGGCCCTGCTCTGGGCCGGGGCCGGTGCGGTCGTCGCCCTGTGGTGGTACGACACGCGGTCGGTGGTGGGCCTCGCCGGGTGGCTGACGGACGCCGGGCGGATCGCCGGACTGCTGTGCGGCTACAGCTGCGCGGTGCTCGTGGCGCTGATGGCCCGGGTGCCCGTGCTGGAGCGGCGGATCGGCTCCGACCGGGTCGCCCGCTGGCACGCCATGGCCGGCCGGTACACGGTCAGCCTGCTGGTGGCGCATGTCACGCTGATCCTCTTCGGATACGCCGCCCAGGACGGGGCGGGCATCGTGCACGAGACGCTGAGCGTGGTGTTCGACTACCCGGACATGCTCAAGGCCACGACCGGCACGCTCATCCTCTTCGCCGTCGGGATCACCTCGGCGCGCGCGGCCCGCCGCCGGATCAGCCACGAGTTCTGGTACTACCTGCACCTGCTGACGTACGTGGCCGTGTTCCTCACCTTCTTCCACCAGCTCGCGCTGGGCTCGGACTTCGTCGGCGACACCGCCGCCCAGGCCGCCTGGTACGTGCTTTACCTGGGCACGGCCGCCCTGGTCGTCTGGTTCCGGCTGCTCACCCCGGTACGGCTCAACCTGCGCCACCAGCTGCGCGTGGAGTCCGTGCACCGCGAGGCGCCCGGCGTCTTCTCCGTCGTCGTACGCGGGGAACGGCTGGACGAGCTGAACGCCCAGGCAGGGCAGTTCTTCCGCTGGCGGTTCCTCTCCGACGGGATGCGGTGGACCTCGACGCCGTACTCGCTGTCGGCCCCGCCGCGCCCCGACCTGATGCGGATCACCGTGAAGGCGCTCGGCGACCACAGTGCCGCCGTGGGGCTGCTGCGGCCCGGCACCCGGGTGTGGGCGGAGGGGCCCTACGGGGCGCTGACCGCCGAGCGGCACACCGGACGCAAGGCGCTGCTGATCGCCGGCGGCGTCGGCATCACACCGCTGCGCGCCCTGTTCGAGACGCTGCCCGGCGGGCCCGGCGACGTGACGCTGCTCTACCGGGCGAGCACGGCCGAGGACCTCGCGCTCGGCGCCGAGCTGGAGGCGATAGCGCAGTGGCGTGGGGCGCGCGTCCTGTACGCGGTCAACGGCGCCGACGGGACACGTCCGCGGTTCACCGCCGATTCCCTGCGGGAGGCCGTGCCCGACCTCATCGGGCATGACATCTATCTGTGCGGTCCGCCCGCCATGGCACGGGACCTGTACGGGGCGCTGCGCGCGGCCGGGGTCCCCGACCGCCGTATCCACCACGAGTCGTTCGAGCTGTGA
- a CDS encoding response regulator transcription factor: MNTPRSRGTGLPALTRPDGTPVRVLVVDDDPDLAEVLSGALRYEGWVVRTAGDGASAVTEARELMPDAVVLDVMLPDTDGFAVLRTLHTVHPEVCVLFLTARDAVEDRIAGITAGGDDYVTKPFSLEEVVARLRGLLRRAGMARQLDEGPRLTVGDLVMDEEAREVTRGGELVELSPTEFELLRFLMRNPRRVLSKAQILDRVWSYDFGGQAHVVELYISYLRKKVDAGREPMIHTVRGAGYVIKPVVGR, encoded by the coding sequence ATGAACACTCCCCGCTCCCGAGGCACTGGCCTGCCCGCGCTCACCCGCCCCGACGGCACCCCCGTGCGGGTCCTCGTCGTCGACGACGACCCCGACCTGGCCGAGGTGCTCTCCGGCGCCCTGCGCTACGAGGGCTGGGTGGTCCGGACGGCGGGCGACGGGGCCTCGGCCGTCACCGAGGCACGTGAGCTGATGCCGGACGCCGTCGTCCTCGACGTGATGCTCCCGGACACCGACGGCTTCGCCGTGCTGCGCACCCTGCACACCGTGCACCCCGAGGTCTGTGTGCTCTTCCTCACCGCGCGGGACGCCGTCGAGGACCGCATCGCGGGCATCACGGCGGGCGGCGACGACTACGTGACCAAGCCGTTCAGCCTGGAGGAGGTCGTCGCCCGGCTGCGCGGCCTGCTGCGTCGCGCGGGCATGGCCCGGCAACTGGACGAGGGCCCGCGCCTGACCGTCGGCGACCTCGTGATGGACGAGGAGGCCCGCGAGGTGACCCGGGGCGGCGAGCTGGTCGAGCTGTCGCCGACCGAGTTCGAACTGCTGCGCTTCCTGATGCGCAACCCGCGCCGGGTGCTCAGCAAGGCGCAGATCCTCGACCGCGTCTGGTCCTACGACTTCGGCGGCCAGGCCCATGTCGTGGAGCTGTACATCTCGTACCTGCGTAAAAAGGTGGACGCGGGCCGCGAGCCCATGATCCACACGGTGCGGGGCGCCGGGTACGTGATCAAGCCGGTGGTCGGACGATGA
- a CDS encoding sensor histidine kinase, whose translation MSRHWWPRVRAGVRRLPRPRTMRARLTAGLLVLLAVSCAAVGVAAVYELNGFLTGRLDQQLHDVGVRFPASLEHGAGMKMSDHDGDENGDTRRQSTGTFGARLVGRDVTNAAVVPSGQNITDLNVSLTTSDRRTLAGIRTDGRAHTVCLSALGDYRVMAARGLDGDVLIAGLPMEPVRAAVHRLELVAACVFGLALVIAGVAGALWVRWSLRPLSRVAATATRVSELPLASGEVALPPRAPEQDPRSEVGRLAGAFNRMLGHVEDALTKRHASEERLRSFAADASHELRTPVASVRGHAELALLHPDPVPPKVTRALERIAAESARMGEMVDDLLLLARLDAGRPLERLPVDLTHLVLDSVTDARAAGPDHRWTLELPEEPVTVTGDAHRLQQVLANLLANARWHTPVGTKVTVSLETDAKTAVLTVHDDGPGVPEDVQPGVFERFTRADRRRTGGAGGGAGLGLSIVAAVVEAHGGTVELESRPGATRFTVRLGAQ comes from the coding sequence ATGAGCCGGCACTGGTGGCCACGGGTGCGGGCGGGCGTACGCCGGCTGCCGCGCCCGCGCACGATGCGGGCCCGCCTCACCGCCGGGCTCCTGGTGCTGCTCGCCGTCAGCTGCGCCGCCGTCGGGGTGGCCGCGGTGTACGAACTGAACGGCTTCCTCACCGGCCGCCTCGACCAGCAGCTGCACGACGTGGGGGTGCGGTTCCCCGCGAGCCTGGAGCACGGGGCCGGTATGAAGATGTCCGACCACGACGGCGACGAGAACGGCGACACCAGGCGGCAGAGCACCGGCACCTTCGGCGCGCGGCTGGTCGGCCGGGACGTCACCAACGCGGCGGTCGTGCCCTCCGGCCAGAACATCACCGACCTGAACGTGTCCTTGACCACCTCCGACCGGCGGACCCTCGCCGGTATCCGCACCGACGGCCGCGCCCACACCGTCTGCCTGTCGGCACTCGGCGACTACCGCGTGATGGCGGCGCGCGGACTGGACGGCGACGTCCTGATCGCCGGACTGCCGATGGAACCGGTCCGGGCCGCCGTGCACCGCCTGGAACTGGTCGCCGCCTGTGTCTTCGGCCTGGCCCTCGTGATCGCCGGAGTCGCCGGAGCCCTGTGGGTGCGCTGGTCGCTGCGCCCACTGAGCCGGGTCGCCGCGACCGCGACCCGGGTCAGTGAGCTGCCGCTCGCCAGCGGTGAGGTGGCGCTGCCGCCGCGCGCGCCCGAGCAGGACCCGCGCAGCGAGGTGGGCCGCCTCGCCGGCGCCTTCAACAGGATGCTCGGCCATGTCGAGGACGCGCTGACCAAGCGGCACGCGAGCGAGGAACGGCTGCGCAGCTTCGCGGCCGACGCCAGCCATGAGCTGCGCACGCCGGTCGCCTCGGTCCGCGGCCACGCCGAGCTGGCGCTGCTGCACCCGGACCCGGTGCCGCCCAAGGTCACCCGGGCCCTCGAACGCATCGCCGCCGAGTCGGCGCGGATGGGCGAGATGGTCGACGACCTGCTCCTGCTCGCCCGTCTCGACGCGGGCCGCCCGTTGGAGCGCCTTCCCGTCGACCTCACGCACCTCGTCCTCGACTCGGTCACCGACGCCCGCGCCGCGGGCCCCGACCACCGCTGGACGTTGGAACTCCCGGAGGAGCCGGTCACGGTGACGGGCGACGCCCACCGTCTCCAACAAGTGTTGGCCAACCTGTTGGCCAACGCCCGTTGGCACACGCCCGTTGGCACCAAGGTCACGGTGTCCCTGGAGACCGACGCCAAGACGGCCGTCCTGACGGTCCACGACGACGGTCCGGGAGTCCCGGAGGACGTCCAGCCCGGCGTCTTCGAACGCTTCACCAGAGCCGACCGCCGCCGCACCGGGGGAGCGGGCGGTGGCGCGGGCCTGGGGCTGTCCATCGTGGCGGCCGTGGTGGAGGCCCACGGCGGCACGGTCGAGCTGGAGAGCCGTCCGGGGGCGACAAGGTTCACGGTCCGACTGGGCGCCCAGTAA
- a CDS encoding L,D-transpeptidase family protein: MRLAAAALASASLLALAPSGPPTLPEQMADTGGGGQLITAQAARVDSTSGTLTWWDRRDGHWVKAGSAAARFGAKGLTEGGSRKQGSNTTPTGLYDLPFAFGIKAAPAGTALQYRRVRKESWWCQDNDSRSYNRWTEPRPADCRASESEHLIAYARQYAYALVVGFNYGRPVRGRGAGIFLHVDGAGATAGCVSVSEDAMRRILAWLDPAKEPHMAIGTVSGGTAITRY; encoded by the coding sequence ATGCGCCTCGCAGCCGCCGCCCTCGCGTCCGCGTCCCTGCTCGCCCTGGCCCCCAGCGGTCCGCCCACCCTCCCCGAGCAGATGGCGGACACCGGTGGCGGCGGCCAGCTGATCACGGCTCAGGCGGCCCGCGTGGACTCGACGTCGGGCACGCTCACCTGGTGGGACCGGCGCGACGGGCACTGGGTGAAGGCCGGTTCGGCGGCGGCGCGCTTCGGGGCGAAGGGGCTGACCGAGGGGGGCTCACGCAAGCAGGGATCGAACACGACACCCACGGGGCTGTACGACCTTCCGTTCGCCTTCGGGATCAAGGCCGCGCCGGCCGGCACCGCGCTTCAGTACCGGCGGGTGCGGAAGGAGTCCTGGTGGTGCCAGGACAACGACTCCCGTTCCTACAACCGGTGGACCGAGCCACGGCCGGCCGACTGCCGTGCGTCCGAGTCCGAGCATCTGATCGCGTACGCGAGGCAGTACGCCTACGCGCTGGTCGTGGGGTTCAACTACGGGCGGCCCGTGCGGGGGCGCGGGGCGGGGATCTTCCTGCACGTCGACGGGGCCGGGGCGACGGCTGGCTGTGTGTCGGTGTCGGAGGACGCGATGCGACGGATTCTCGCGTGGCTCGATCCCGCCAAGGAGCCGCATATGGCGATCGGGACGGTGAGTGGGGGGACTGCGATCACTCGTTACTAG
- a CDS encoding pyridoxamine 5'-phosphate oxidase family protein, protein MGKTYERIDGRLRSFIEAQPLFFTATAPLSGDGTVNLSPKGLTGSFAVLDELTVAYLDFAGSNAETIAHLRENGRITLMWCAFQGPPNIVRVHGQGEPVFRDDPRFKELLTHFPDIDPTPHGLRAIIVVTAELVRDTCGYAVPFMSYEADRDLHGKRFAREDDASLSEYFTKKDHVATSLDGLPGLPLPLPPRTV, encoded by the coding sequence ATGGGAAAGACTTATGAGCGCATAGACGGCAGGCTGCGTTCGTTCATCGAGGCGCAGCCCCTCTTCTTCACCGCGACGGCACCCCTGTCCGGGGACGGCACGGTCAACCTCTCCCCCAAGGGCCTCACGGGCTCGTTCGCCGTCCTCGACGAACTCACCGTCGCCTACCTGGACTTCGCCGGCAGCAACGCGGAGACGATCGCCCATCTCCGGGAGAACGGCCGGATCACCCTCATGTGGTGCGCCTTCCAGGGCCCGCCGAACATCGTCCGGGTGCACGGCCAGGGCGAGCCCGTCTTCCGCGACGACCCCCGCTTCAAGGAACTGCTCACGCACTTCCCCGACATCGACCCGACCCCGCACGGTCTGCGCGCGATCATCGTCGTGACCGCCGAACTCGTCCGGGACACCTGCGGCTACGCCGTGCCCTTCATGTCGTACGAAGCGGACCGCGACCTGCACGGCAAGCGCTTCGCGCGCGAGGACGACGCCTCGCTGAGCGAGTACTTCACCAAGAAGGACCACGTGGCCACGAGCCTGGACGGCCTGCCCGGGCTGCCGCTCCCGCTGCCTCCCCGTACGGTCTGA
- a CDS encoding argininosuccinate synthase — translation MTERVVLAYSGGLDTSVAIGWIAEETGAEVIAVAVDVGQGGEDLDVIRKRALACGAVEAEVADAKDEFAEEYCLPAIKANALYMDRYPLVSALSRPTIVKHLVAAAQKHGATTVAHGCTGKGNDQVRFEAGIVALAPGLKCIAPVRDYAMTRDKAIAFCEEKQLPIATTKKSPYSIDQNVFGRAVETGFLEDIWNAPIEDIYEYTSNPAEAREADEVVISFKEGVPVAIDGRPVTVLQAIQQLNERAGGQGIGRIDMVEDRLVGIKSREVYEAPGAIALITAHQELENVTVERELARYKRQVEQRWGELVYDGQWFSPLKRALDGFINEANQHVNGDIRMTLHGGRAVVTGRRSETSLYDFDLATYDTGDTFDQAAAKGFIDIYSLSSKIAAKRDLA, via the coding sequence GTGACCGAGCGCGTCGTACTCGCCTATTCAGGCGGTCTGGACACCTCCGTCGCCATCGGCTGGATCGCCGAGGAGACGGGCGCCGAGGTCATCGCCGTCGCGGTCGACGTGGGTCAGGGCGGCGAGGACCTGGACGTCATCCGCAAGCGCGCGCTCGCCTGCGGTGCCGTCGAGGCCGAGGTCGCGGACGCCAAGGACGAGTTCGCCGAGGAGTACTGCCTCCCGGCGATCAAGGCCAACGCCCTCTACATGGACCGCTATCCGCTGGTGTCGGCCCTCTCCCGGCCGACCATCGTCAAGCACCTCGTCGCCGCCGCCCAGAAGCACGGCGCCACCACGGTCGCCCACGGCTGCACCGGCAAGGGCAACGACCAGGTGCGCTTCGAGGCCGGCATCGTCGCCCTCGCCCCCGGCCTCAAGTGCATCGCCCCGGTCCGTGACTACGCGATGACCCGGGACAAGGCGATCGCCTTCTGCGAGGAGAAGCAGCTCCCGATCGCCACCACCAAGAAGTCCCCTTACTCCATCGACCAGAACGTCTTCGGGCGCGCGGTCGAGACGGGCTTCCTGGAGGACATCTGGAACGCGCCGATCGAGGACATCTACGAGTACACCTCGAACCCGGCCGAGGCCCGCGAGGCCGACGAGGTCGTCATCTCCTTCAAGGAGGGTGTCCCGGTCGCCATCGACGGCAGGCCCGTCACCGTCCTGCAGGCCATCCAGCAGCTCAACGAGCGCGCCGGCGGCCAGGGCATCGGCCGGATCGACATGGTCGAGGACCGGCTCGTGGGCATCAAGTCCCGCGAGGTGTACGAGGCCCCGGGCGCGATCGCGCTCATCACGGCCCACCAGGAGCTGGAGAACGTCACCGTCGAGCGTGAACTCGCCCGCTACAAGCGGCAGGTCGAGCAGCGCTGGGGCGAGCTGGTCTACGACGGCCAGTGGTTCTCCCCGCTCAAGCGCGCCCTGGACGGCTTCATCAACGAGGCCAACCAGCACGTCAACGGCGACATCCGGATGACCCTGCACGGCGGCCGCGCGGTCGTCACCGGACGGCGCTCCGAGACCTCGCTCTACGACTTCGACCTGGCGACGTACGACACGGGCGACACCTTCGACCAGGCCGCCGCCAAGGGCTTCATCGACATCTACAGCCTGTCGTCGAAGATCGCGGCCAAGCGCGACCTCGCGTAA
- the argH gene encoding argininosuccinate lyase: protein MSSNSGDVRLWGGRFADGPAEALAKLSASVHFDWRLAPYDIAGSRAHARVLHKAGLLTEDELTRMLAGLDELEADVADGSFVGTIADEDVHTALERGLLERLGPDLGGKLRAGRSRNDQVATLFRMCLRDHARTIGGLIADLQDALIGLAEAHPDVAMPGRTHLQHAQPVLFAHHVLAHVQPLSRDAERLRQWDERTAVSPYGSGALAGSSLGLDPEAVARDLGFEHGSVANSIDGTASRDFVAEFAFITAMIGVNLSRIAEEVIIWNTKEFSFVTLHDAFSTGSSIMPQKKNPDIAELARGKSGRLIGNLTGLMATLKALPLAYNRDLQEDKEPVFDSIDQLEVLLPAFTGMMATLTVHRERMEELAPAGFSLATDIAEWLVKQGVPFRVAHEVAGECVKVAEADGKELNDLTDEQFAKISAHLTPEVRSVLNVPGALASRDGRGGTAPSAVAIQLAEVKSDVAEQHAWATAKKKL from the coding sequence GTGAGCAGCAACAGCGGTGACGTACGGCTCTGGGGCGGCCGTTTCGCCGACGGTCCCGCCGAGGCCCTGGCGAAGCTGTCCGCGTCCGTCCACTTCGACTGGCGGCTCGCGCCCTACGACATCGCCGGTTCACGTGCGCACGCGCGCGTGCTGCACAAGGCGGGACTGCTCACCGAGGACGAGCTGACGCGGATGCTCGCCGGGCTCGACGAGCTGGAGGCGGACGTCGCCGACGGCTCCTTCGTGGGCACGATCGCCGACGAGGACGTCCACACGGCACTGGAGCGGGGCCTGCTGGAGCGCCTCGGTCCCGACCTGGGCGGCAAGCTGCGCGCGGGCCGCTCCCGGAACGACCAGGTCGCGACGCTCTTCCGTATGTGTCTGCGCGACCACGCCCGTACGATCGGCGGTCTGATCGCCGACCTCCAGGACGCGCTGATCGGCCTCGCGGAGGCGCACCCGGACGTGGCGATGCCCGGCCGTACGCACCTCCAGCACGCCCAGCCGGTGCTCTTCGCCCACCATGTCCTGGCTCATGTCCAGCCCCTGTCCCGGGACGCGGAGCGGCTGCGCCAGTGGGACGAGCGTACGGCGGTCTCGCCGTACGGCTCCGGCGCGCTCGCGGGCAGCAGCCTCGGCCTGGACCCGGAGGCGGTGGCGAGGGACCTCGGCTTCGAGCACGGCTCCGTCGCGAACTCCATCGACGGCACGGCCTCCCGCGACTTCGTGGCGGAGTTCGCCTTCATCACCGCGATGATCGGCGTGAATCTCTCCCGGATCGCCGAGGAGGTCATCATCTGGAACACGAAGGAGTTCTCCTTCGTCACCCTCCACGACGCCTTCTCCACCGGCTCGTCGATCATGCCGCAGAAGAAGAACCCGGACATCGCCGAGCTGGCGCGCGGCAAGTCGGGCCGTCTGATCGGCAACCTCACGGGCCTGATGGCGACGCTCAAGGCGCTACCGCTCGCGTACAACCGCGACCTCCAGGAGGACAAGGAGCCGGTCTTCGACTCCATCGACCAACTGGAAGTCCTGCTCCCGGCCTTCACCGGCATGATGGCCACGCTCACCGTGCACCGCGAGCGCATGGAGGAGCTGGCCCCGGCCGGCTTCTCGCTCGCCACGGACATCGCCGAGTGGCTGGTCAAGCAGGGCGTGCCGTTCCGCGTCGCCCACGAGGTCGCCGGCGAGTGCGTCAAGGTCGCGGAGGCGGACGGCAAGGAGCTGAACGACCTCACCGACGAGCAGTTCGCGAAGATCTCCGCCCATCTCACCCCCGAGGTGCGCTCCGTCCTGAACGTCCCGGGTGCCCTCGCCTCCCGCGACGGCCGCGGCGGTACGGCACCCAGCGCGGTCGCCATCCAGCTCGCCGAGGTGAAGTCGGACGTGGCCGAGCAGCACGCGTGGGCCACAGCCAAGAAGAAGCTGTAA
- a CDS encoding aldo/keto reductase, whose protein sequence is MPFARLATATTPTCHIGLGLAAVGRPGYINLGRDHDLGENRSVETLRARTHELLDAAYAQGVRYFDAARSYGRSEEFLADWLKSRPDVDDVVIGSKWGYTYTADWTTDAEKHEVKDHTLATYERQRAETAALLGDRLDLYQIHSVTPDSPALTDKELHAKLAEAAAQGLSIGFSTSGPAQADAIRAALAVTVDGEPLFRTVQSTYNVLETSAAPALAEAHDAGLTVIVKEGMANGRLAAEHAPDAVRAIAEETGLGADAVALALILRQPWAGVVLSGAATSAQLASNLHAAVVDLDEDQLTRLATLAEDSHAYWERRGQLPWH, encoded by the coding sequence ATGCCCTTCGCCCGTCTCGCGACCGCCACGACGCCCACCTGCCACATCGGCCTGGGCCTCGCCGCAGTAGGCCGCCCGGGTTACATCAACCTCGGCCGAGACCATGACCTCGGAGAGAATCGCAGCGTCGAAACGCTGCGCGCCCGTACCCACGAACTCCTCGACGCCGCCTACGCCCAGGGCGTGCGCTACTTCGACGCGGCCCGCTCCTACGGCCGCTCGGAGGAGTTCCTCGCCGACTGGCTGAAGAGCCGGCCGGACGTCGACGACGTGGTCATCGGCAGCAAGTGGGGCTACACGTACACCGCGGACTGGACCACCGACGCCGAGAAGCACGAGGTCAAGGACCACACCCTCGCCACGTACGAGCGACAGCGCGCCGAGACCGCCGCACTGCTCGGTGACCGGCTCGACCTGTACCAGATCCACTCGGTGACCCCGGACAGCCCGGCCCTCACCGACAAGGAACTCCACGCGAAGCTCGCCGAGGCGGCCGCCCAGGGCCTTTCGATCGGCTTCTCCACGAGCGGGCCCGCCCAGGCCGACGCCATCCGCGCCGCGCTCGCCGTGACGGTCGACGGCGAGCCCCTCTTCCGTACCGTCCAGTCCACGTACAACGTCCTGGAGACCTCGGCGGCGCCCGCCCTCGCCGAGGCGCACGACGCCGGGCTCACGGTGATCGTCAAGGAGGGCATGGCCAACGGCCGCCTGGCCGCCGAGCACGCGCCGGACGCGGTGCGGGCGATCGCGGAGGAGACGGGCCTCGGCGCCGACGCCGTCGCCCTCGCGCTGATCCTGCGGCAGCCCTGGGCCGGAGTCGTCCTCTCGGGCGCGGCCACCTCCGCCCAGCTCGCCTCGAACCTGCACGCGGCGGTCGTCGACCTGGACGAGGACCAGCTGACCCGCCTCGCCACGCTCGCGGAGGACTCGCACGCGTACTGGGAGCGGCGCGGGCAGCTGCCCTGGCACTGA
- a CDS encoding TetR/AcrR family transcriptional regulator, giving the protein MAVDRDHVLRSAAALLTRKSTATMDEVARAAGISRATLHRQFAGRDALVRALEALGIEECEAALEAARLDEGTAQEALRRLVKELERVAGLLAFLYTENQLFEGEGQNEGWARLDARMAALFRRGQEGGEFRIDLSPAWLTEALYGLMASGAWAVTEGRVAAKDFHYMIVELLLGGALRRE; this is encoded by the coding sequence ATGGCCGTCGACCGTGACCACGTGCTGCGCAGCGCAGCCGCCCTGCTCACCCGCAAATCCACCGCCACCATGGACGAGGTCGCCAGGGCGGCCGGGATCAGCCGGGCCACGCTGCACCGCCAGTTCGCCGGACGGGACGCGCTCGTCCGGGCGCTGGAGGCACTCGGCATCGAGGAGTGCGAGGCGGCGCTGGAGGCAGCCCGCCTCGACGAGGGCACCGCTCAGGAGGCCCTGCGCCGCCTGGTGAAAGAGCTCGAACGAGTGGCCGGGCTGCTCGCCTTCCTCTACACCGAGAACCAGCTGTTCGAGGGCGAGGGGCAGAACGAGGGCTGGGCCCGGCTCGATGCCCGGATGGCCGCCCTGTTCCGGCGCGGCCAGGAGGGCGGCGAGTTCCGCATCGACCTCAGCCCCGCCTGGCTCACCGAGGCGCTCTACGGGCTGATGGCCTCGGGGGCGTGGGCCGTGACCGAGGGCCGCGTCGCCGCCAAGGACTTCCACTACATGATCGTCGAGCTGCTGCTCGGCGGCGCACTACGGAGAGAGTGA